GCGGGTGGGCACGAACACCGGCATCGGCTCCGAGGCGCTGGTGGCCGACGGCACGCCGCAGCAGAAGGCACGCTACCTGCCGCTGCTGGCCAGCGGCGCCTTGACCGGCGCGTTCGCATTGACGGAGCCCGATGCCGGCTCGGATGCGACCGCGCTGAAGACGAGCGCCACACGCGACGGCGAGCACTACGTGCTCAACGGAACCAAGTGCTTCATCACCAATGCGCCGATCGCGGGGCTGTTCACCGTGCTGGCGCGCACCGATCCGCAAGACCGCTCCGCCCGTGGCATCTCGGCCTTCCTGGTCGAGCGCGGGACGCCCGGGCTTTCGACGGGAGAGGCCTACCGCAAGATGGGGCAGGCCGGATCGCCCGTGTCCGAGGTGCTTCTGAGCGACTGCCGCGTGCCGGCCGACAGCCTCATCGGCGGCGTGGAGGGCATGGGTTTCAAGACGGCGATGAAGGTGCTCAACAAGCAGCGCATCCACCTGGCGGCGCTGTGCACGGGACCTGCCATACGCATGCTGGATGAAGCCGTCGCGTGGACCTGCGAGCGCCGCCAGTTCGGCCAGCCGGTGGCCGGCTTCCAACTGGTGCAGGCCCTGATCGCCGACTGCCAGACCGAAATCCAGGCGGCGCGCGCGCTGATCCTGCAGACCGCGCGCCAGCGCGACGCCGGCGAGGACGTGACCATGCAGGCGTCGATCTGCAAGTACTTCGCCTCGGAGATGTGCGGGCGCGTGGCGGACCGCTGCGTGCAGATGCTGGGCGGCACGGGCTTCATCCAGGGCCATCCGGTCGAGCGCTTCTACCGCGACGTCCGGCTGTTCCGCCTCTACGAAGGCACGAGCCAGATCCATCAACTGAACATTGCCAGGCGCACCATCGCGGCGGCGGGCTACCGGCTGGGCGACTGAGCGAGCGGTATCAAAGAAAGCAAGATCCGGGAATATCGAATGAACCACTCTTCTTCCATGCAGCCGCTTGCCGGCGTGCGTGTGCTGGACCTCTCCAGGGTCATGGCGGGCCCGCTGTGCGGCATGGCGCTGGCCGACCTGGGCGCCGACGTGATCAAGGTCGAGCACCCGGAGCGCGGCGACGACACGCGGGACTGGGGCGTGCGCATCGGCAGCCACAACACGTCCTACTTCAACAGCTGCAACCGCAACAAGCGCTCGATCTGCGTGGACCTGCAGGACAAGGACGGCCAGGAACTCGTGCGCAAGCTCGCGGCGCAATGCGACGTGGTGATCCAGAACTTCAAGTACGGCGGCGCGCAGAAGATGGGGCTGGGCTATGAAGACCTGCGCAGCATCAACCCGGAGATCATCTACTGCTCGATCTCGGGCTATTCGGTGCTGAGCGACGAGAAGGCGCGGCCGGGCTACGACCTCGTGATCCAGGGCGAGACCGGCTTGATGGCCATGAATGGCGAAGAAGGGCAGGGGCCGCTGAAGTTCGGCATTGCCGCGGTCGACATGTTCACCGGCATGTACTCGGCCCAGGCCATCCTGGCTGTGCTGTACGAGCGCACGCGCACCGGCGAAGGCCGCCACATCCAGATGTCGCTGTACGACAGCGGGATGATGATCACGTCCTACTACGGGCTGACCGCCTGGCTCAACCGGGGGGATCCGGCGAAGTTCGGCAACTCGCATCCGTCGATCGTGCCGTACGGCGTGTTCGAGGCCGCGGACGGACCGCTGGTGATAGCGGTCGGAAACAACGGCCAGTTCAAAAGGTTCTGCGACGAGGTGATCTTCTGCCCGGAACTGCCTGTCGATCCGAAGTTCGCCACCAACACCGAACGCTCCAGGCACCGGCACGAACTGCTGCCCATACTGCTCGGCAAAGTCGGCCAGTTCTCGCGCGCCGATCTCATCGGCCGCATGAACAAGGCCGGCATTCCCTGCGGCGAGGTGCTCGGCCTCTACGAGGCGCTGCAGTCGGAGCGCACGGCGCAGACGCAGGTCTGGCACCGCTTCGAGGACACGCAGGCGGGAGCGCAGGCCGTCCACGCGCCGCCCTACATCATCGACGGCGCGCGCGCCGGTGTGCGCCATCCGCCGCCGCACCTGGGGGAGCACACGGCCGAAGTGCTGCGCGAGCTGCTCGACATGGGCGAGGCGCAGCTCGAAGCCCTGGGCAGCAGGAGCATCATCAAGTAAGCGGGCAGGGCCCGAGGGCCCTGCCGCTTACTGCGCCTGCTTGGGCAGGTTGAGGCTTTGCAGCAGCGGAACCCAGCGGTCCGCCTCGGCCTTGATGAACTTGCCCAGTTCTTCGGGCGTGCCGCCCTGGGGCTCCATGCCGATCGCGTGGGCCCGGGCCACGAACTCGGGGTCGGCGATCACCTTGTTCACGGCCTTGTTCAGGCGGTCGATCGCCGGCTTGGGCGTGCCGGCAGGCACCGAAAGGGAATACCAGAGCCTGGCTTCCATGTCGAAGCCCTGCTCCTTGAAGGTGGGCGCATCGGGCACCTGCGGCAGGCGCTGAGAGTCCATCACGCCCAGCACGCGCAACTTGCCCGACTTCACATAGGGCAGCGATCCGGTGATGGATGTGCCGTGGATGTCGATCTGGTTGCCCAGCAGGGCCTGGAGCGCAGGGGCGTCGCCGTTGAAAGGAATGTGCAGCGTGCTGAAGCCCTGTTCCTTCTCGAAGGCGAGGGGAGCCAGGTTCGTCAGGATCGCCGCCCCCGGCGAACCGCGGTTGATCTTGCCCGGGTTCTGCTTGGCGTAGGCCACCATTTCCTTGATGTTCTTGTACGGCAGGTCGGTGCGGCCCACGACGATGGCGGGTTGGTAGGCGATCTGCGTGACCGGCGAGAAATCCTTCGCGGGGTCGTAGGGCAGCTTGTCGTAGAGAACGCTGTTGTTCGCGAGCGTGCCGAGCGAGGACACGAGCACCGTCTGTCCGTCCGGCTTCGCGCGGGCGACGTAGTCGGCCGCGAGGATGCCGCTGGCGCCGGGCTTGTTCTCGATGATGACGTTGAGCCCCTGCTTGTTGAGCTCCTGGGCCAGGATGCGGCAGTACTGGTCGGTGCCGCCGCCGGCCGCGAAGGGCACGACGATGCGGGTCACCTGCTGTGCGAGGGTGGGGGCGATGGCGCAGGCACACAGTGCCAGCCCCATGACGAGTTTGCGATAGCTCATTTTGTCTCCAGCTTCGGTCCGGATCCGGACTCTCGAATCAGTCTAGATGGCCGCCCGGCGTGTGGATCGGCAGGGAATGAAAAGCAGCTTTGCGTGATCCGCAGCCGGGAGCCACCGGCCCGCCCACACACTTGGCCGATGACCGTGAAGATCACCAGAGTCGGGACGACCAAGGATCAATTGGGCGAGAGCCCCTGCTGGGATGCCGACGCCCAGGCCCTGACCTGGATCGACGCACTGCCCGGCACGCTCTGGAGGCTGCCCCTGGATGCCGTGCAGGCCGAACGCCACCAGCTGCCCGCGCCCGTGGGCTCGATCGCGCCCTGCCGCAGCGCGGCCGTCGTGGTGGCGCTGCGCAACAGCTTCGCGCGCTATGACTTCGCCACGCGCAGGCTGGAGCATCTGGCCGGCATTCCCGTGGACCATCCGAGGGTTCGCTTCAACGACGGCAAATGCGATGCGGCCGGCAACTTCCTGGCGGGCACCATGCACATCGACCGCCAGGCCGGCGAGCCCGTGATGGGCGGGCTCTACCGGCTGCGCACCGACTGCCGGGTGGAACAACTGGCCGACGACATCGGCTTTGCCAATGGGCCTTGCTTCAGCCCCGACGGCGCCGTGCTGTACCTGGCCGATAGCCTGGAGCGGATCATCTGGGCCTACGACTACGACCCGGACGGTCCCCTGCGCAACAAGCGCGTCTTTGCTCGCACGCAGGCCCTCGACTCCGGTCCCGACGGCGCAACGACCGATTCGCAAGGGTTTCTCTGGACCGTGCTGACCCGCGCCGCCAGGCTGGCGCGCTATGCGCCGGACGGCGAACTGGACCGCGTGATCGAGCTGCCGGTGAGCTATCCGACGAGCATCTGCTTTGGCGGGCCGCGCCTTGAACACCTGTACCTCACGAGCATTTCGCGCAGCACGCGGCTGGAGGGCACGCTGGCGCAGGACGGCGGCCTGTTCCAGCTCGAGGGACTTCCCGCGGCGGGACGACTGCCCCATCATTTCGGAGATTGCTAGCCGGTCTCGCTTCTCATCGCGTCCGCCACGTAGTCCACGAAGGCCCGCACCTTCAGCGGAAGCACACGGCTTTGCCGGAAGACGGCGAAGATGCCGTTCGAGAAGGCCCGCACCGCGAATCGGTATTCGGGCAGCAGCCGCACCAGGGCGCCTTCGCGCAAGTCGTCGCGAACGGTGGCCTCGGACAGCAGCGCCACGCCCATGCCGCCGATGGCGGCCAGCCGCAGCACCTCGCCGTTGTTGGCGCTCAGCACGCCCTGGATGAGCAGCTCCTGCTGCTCTCCGGCCTGGTCGATGTACTTCCAGGTGGTGATCTCGCGGTCGCGCCGATAGGTGAGGCAGCGCACCTGCGGCAAGTCGGAGGGATGCCGGATGCGGGAGTAGGTCTTCAGGAAGGCCGGGCTGGCCACCAGCACCTCGTCGCTCGACAGCAGCCGCTTGATGACGAAGCCCGAGTCGTTGGACTCACCGGTGCGGATGTCGACATCGAAGTCCTGGTCCACCAGGTTGATCGGATGCTCCGAGAGTTCCAGCTCGACGCGGATGTCCGGATAGAGCTCCGCGAAACGCGGCAGCAGCGGTGCCAGCACCCGCAGGGCGATGTGTGTCCGGGAGTGCACGCGCAGGCGGCCTTCCGGCCGTTCGCGCGCGCTGTGCACGGCCTGCTCGGCCTCGTTCATGAGCTCCAGCATCGCCTCGGCCCGCTCCAGGAAGGCCTGGCCCGCTTCGGTCACCTTGAGGTTGCGGCTGGTGCGGTCCACCAGTTGCACGCCCAGTTCTTCTTCCATCGCACTGATGCGCCGGGAGATGGTCGCCGGCGAAAGACTGAGGCTGCGGGCCGCGGCCGAGAGGCTCCCCTTGCGCTGGGTGGCGACAAAGATGCGCAGCGAATCGAGCGCTTTCATTTCGAAAGACGCAAAGAAGCTGTGCATGCGCTGGTGATCCAGCGAGGGCTTGAGTTCCTACGATTGGCCTCGATCAGAACCAGCCAACCAGGAGCAACAGCGATGGACTTCGGAATCTTCATTTTGATGCAGCAACGGAACAAGCATAAGACGTCCCACCAGATTCTGCGCGACGCCGTCGAGCAGACGCGCCTGGCGGACGAACTGGGCTTCGGTGCCGCGTGGTACGCCGAGCACCACTTCAGCAACTACGGCATGTGCTCGTCGCCGCTGACCATGATCGCGCACTGCGCCGCGGTCACGCGCAACATCCGCCTGGGGACGGGCATTGTCGTCGCTCCGCTGTACACGCCGGCGCGCCTGATCGCGGACGTGGCGATGGTCGACCAGCTGTCCAACGGACGCCTGAACCTGGGCATCGGCTCTGGCTACCAGCACTTCGAGTTCGAGCGCTTCGGCGTGTCGCTGGAGTCGGCCAAGGGCCGCACCTTCGAGATGCTCGACATGCTCGAGGCCGGCCTGCGGCAGCCCAAGTTCAGCTATGACGGCGAGTACTACCAGCAGCCCATGAGCGCGATCAGCCAACGCGCGGTGCAGCGGCCGATGCCGCCGATGTGGATCACCAGCGTCGACCCGGCCTTCCTGTCGCGCGCAGTGAAGTCCGGTCACCACGTGTTCGTCTCCGGCGGCGACGGCGGGCTGGAGAAGCTGGCGAGCACCCGTGGCCTCATCGACAAGGTGGCCGCGGCCGAGGGCAAGGACCCCGCGGGCGTGCAGGTCGGCCTGCTGCGCGCGGCCTTTGCGAGCAACGACAAGGCCGAGGTGGAAAGCTACCTCGAGTGCGCGCGCTACCAGCGCCGCATCGCCGTCAGCCTGAAGCGCCGCACCGCGCAGATCGCCGACGACTACCAGGTCGAGGAAGGCATCGTCGAAGGCGAACCCTCGCTGGACGAGATGCGCGCGCTGCTGCCCGTGGGCGACATCGACACCGTGATCGAACGCGTGGTCAACGAGATCCGCACGCTCAAGCCGGTGCACTATTGCTTCCAGACCCAGATGGGCGACTTCGACCACCCGACCATGCTGCGCCAGCTCGAGGTGTGGGGCAAGGTCATCATTCCGACGGTGCAGCAGGAGATCGCCAACGATCCGCCGCACCGGCCGGCGGCCAAGGCCGAACTCGCCGCGGCCTGAGCCCGGGTGCCTGGAGACGCCATGTCCGAAGCCGCCGAAGGCATCCGCTCGCTCATCGAGCCTGCCCAGTTCCGCCAGCTGCTCGGTTGCTTTCCGACCGGCGTGGCCGTCATCACCACGCGCGCACCCGACGGGCAGCCCGCGGGCCTGACCTGCAACTCGTTCAGCTCGGTGTCGCTGGATCCGCCGCTGGTGCTGTTCAGCCTGCGCAATGCCAGCCGCCTGCTGTCCACCTTCCAGGCAGCGGACGGCTTTGCCATCAACATCCTGTCCGAGCAGCAGGACGCGCTGTCGGGCCGCTTCGCGTCGAGCAAGATCGAGGACAAGTTCGACGGCGTGCCCTGGCGCGCCGGCTCGCTGGGCATGCCGTTGATCGACGACTGCCTGGTGGGCTTCGAGTGCAGCGTGCATGCCGCGCACGAGGCGGGCGACCACACCATCTTCATCGGCGAGGTGCGCCACCTGAGCGCCGGGGCGTCCGAGCAGGCGCTGGTGTTCTACAAGGGCGCCTACATGAAGCTGGCCGAGTCGCTGCGCAAGCTGGTCGTGGAAGGGCGGCTGGGAGACGCCGACATCGACGAGGCCTATCGCACGCTCTACGGCACGCTGCTGCGCCTGGCCAGCGAACGCGCCACCGAGGCCGAGCTGGACGCGGTGCACGAGGCCGCCGACACCATCGAGGCGCACCCCGACGACGCACCGCTGAAGGAGCGCATTGCCTCCGCCAGCGCGTTCTTCGCCTCGATCGCGGCCGCAGGCCACAACGAGGCGCTGACGCTGATGGCGCAGACCATGACCAGCGTGCTGCGCGAGCGCATGACGCACGTGCTCTCGGTGCGTCCGCGACCCGACCTTTTTCCGCTGCGCCGCAAGGTGGCGCACAACCTGCGCCGGCGCGATGCCGACGGCGCCGCGGCCGCCCTGGACGAGCTGATCACGCAGTTGCGCAGGGGCTGAGCCTTTCCGTCATTCCACAGGAGACAAGATGTCCATCGACTACGCCGGCTTCCGGCGCGAACTCGAATCGTTCGCGCGCGATGCCTGCCCACCCGAGATCCGCGCCGTCGTCGCGGCCGGGCAGAAGATCACCAAGCGCGAGTACCAGGCCTGGCAGAAGATCCTCGCCACCCGTGGCTGGGGCGCGCCGAGCTGGCCGGTCGAAGCCGGCGGCACCGGATGGGACATCCGCCAGCGCCTCATCTTCGAGGAGGTGATGGCCGAGAACGACTGTCCGCCTCTCTATCACCACGGCCTGGGCCACATCGGCCCGGTGATCATCCGTTTCGGCACGCCCGAGCAGAAAGCCCGGTTCCTGCCGCGCATCCTCGACGGCTCGGACTGGTGGTGCCAGGGCTATTCGGAGCCGGGCTCGGGCTCCGACCTGGCCTCGCTGTCGACCAGTGCGCGGCTCGACGGCGGCGAGTGGGTCGTCAACGGCCAGAAGATCTGGACCTCGCATGCGCACGAGGCCAGCATGATCTACATGCTGGTTCGCACCTCGAAGGAGGCGAAGAAGCAGGAAGGCATCTCGCTGCTGCTGGTGCCCATGGACAGCCCGGGCATCACCGTGCGCCCCATCAAGACCATCGACGGCTGGCACCACCTGAACGAGGTGTTCTTCGACGAAGTGCGCGTGCGCGCCGACAACCTCGTGGGCGAGGTCGGCAAGGGCTGGACCTGCGCGAAGTTCCTGCTCGAGCGCGAACGCCTGCCGCCGGCCAACGTGGCGCGGCTGGAGCTCATGCGCCGCCAGGTCACGCAACTGGTCGAGGAGGCGAGCCGCGCCGCCGCGGGCCGGCGCGACTTCGGCGGGCTGCACCACAAGCTGTTGCTGTGCGAGGCCGACGTGAAAGGCGCCCGCGTGATGATGGCGCAGGCCACCGACGACCTGATCCACCAGCGCCCGCTGGGGGTGCAGCCCTCCGTCATCAAGATGACCTGCGCCGACGTCGCGCAGCGCCTGACGACCATCGCGCTGGACGCGGTCGGCCCCGATGCGGCCCATCGCTTCCTTGCCGATGCGGGGGATGACGTGCCCGACGCCACCTGGATACAGAACTACATGTTCACGCGCGCCCGCACCATCGCCGGCGGCACCTCCGAGGTGCAGCGCAACGTCGTCGCCAACGAACTGCTGGGAGCCTGAGCCATGTCCACATCTTTCCCATCGCTCTTTCCCGGCATGCTGCTGGATTCGGCGAGCCGTTACGCCCAGGACCACGCGGACCGGGCGCTGCAGGGCGACCCCGTGCGCGAACTGGGCTGGACGGCCACCCTCGTGCCCGAGGAGGCCGGCGGCGTCGGCGGCAGCCTGAGCGATCTCGCGTCCATCGTCGAGGGGCTGGCCACGCATGGCCTGCAGCTTCCGGTGGTTGAGACCTGCGCCGTCGTGCCGCTGCTGTTGCAGGCCGCGGGTGCAGAGACGGCCGGGCGCTGGCTGGAGGCCGTGGCCGAGGGCAGCGCGCAGGTGGCGCCGCTGACCGCGCTGTCCGGCATGCCCGACGACACCGCCCTGGCGGCCCGGCACCTGGACATCGGCTACGAGCTGGGCGGCAAGGTGCAGGGCGTCGACGTCACGCTGCCTGCCTCGCACTACCTGGTGCCCGCGCGGGTCGATGGCGAGGACGCCATCTTTCTGGTCGACGCCGAGCGCGTCGGCGCACCGAAGGCCCGCTACAGGACCACGGAGGGCCGCGAGGGCGCGGACTTCGTGCTGCAGGGGCTCGCCGTGCCCGAGGGCGCGTGCATCGCGCGTGGCGCTGCCGCCCGCGAGGCGCTGGAGAAAGCCACCGATGCTGCCTTGCTGCTGACCGCCGCCGACACGGTGGCCGCGATGGCCACGCTCATCCGCCAGACCGTCAGTCACCTGAAGGAGCGGCGCCAGTTCGGCGTGGCGCTTTCCACTTTCCAGGTGCTGCGCCATCGCGTGGCCGACATGTACGTGAAGTACCTGGGCGCCAAGGGCCTGGTGATCCATTGCTTCCACGAACACGAGCAGCACGCGGCCGGCCTGCGCCGCACGCTGCGCCTGGCCAAGGTGTCGCTGGCCGAGTCGGCGCGCGCCTGCGCCGAATCGGCCATCCAGATGCACGGCGGCATGGGCGTGAGCGAGGAGGTGCTTGCCACCCGCACCGCGCAGCGCCTCATCGCCTCGGAGTTCCGCTACGGCGACCGGCTACTGCATGTCGCCCGGTTGCTGGCGCCGCAGGCGTGCGCCACGCCGATTCCTTCTCTTTCCAACCAAACCGGGAGTGTGCGATGAGCATCAATCTGGAAGTTTCCGACCACATCGCCGTCATCCGGCTGGACAAGCCGCCGGTCAATGCGCTCGACCGCGCCACCCGCCGCCGCCTGATCGAGATCTTCGACGAGGTGTCCGAGCGCGCCGACGTGCGCGTGGCGATCCTCACGGGCACCGGCAAGTTCTTCTGCTCCGGCGCGGACCTCAAGGACCGCCCCGACGCCGGGAAGGCGGGCGACTTTCTCGACCACAACCGCTGGACGCGCGAGACCGGCAACGCCATCCGCGAATGCGCCAAGCCGGTGATCGCCGCGGTCAACGGTCCCGCGCTGGGGGCGGGCTTCGGCCTCATGGCCGCCTGCGACATCTTCCTGGCGAGCGACGACGCCACTTTCGCCATGCCGGAGATCAACGTGGGGCTCGCGGGCGGTGTCTCGATGCTCAGGACCATGTTCGGGCGTTCGTTCACGCGCCGCATGTTCTTCACCGGCATGAAGGTGTCCGCGGCCGAGCTGTACCGCCGCGGCGTGCTCGACGAGGTGGTGCCTGCCGGGGAGCTGATGCCGCTGGCCATGGAGATCGCGCAGGAGATCGCCTCCAAGGCACCGATGGCCGTGGCCTATGCCAAGCAGGCCGCCAACATGATGGACCTGATGCCGCAGCGCGACGGCTACCGCTTCGAGCAGAACATCACCATGGCCCTGTCGCGGACCGAGGATGCGCAGGAGGCCCGCAAGGCCTTCCTGGAGAAGCGCAAGCCTGTCTACAAGGGGCGCTGAGATGCAGGCCGTGGAAGTGGGGCGCGGCATGGACGCGCTGTTCAGCCCGCGCTCGATCGCCATCTTCGGTGCGTCGGACGACGTCACCAAGATCGGCGGCCGTCCGCTGCAGTTCCTGCAGAAGTATGGCTACGCGGGCGGCATCTACCCGATCAACCGCAAGGGCGGCCTGGTGCAGTCCCTGCCGGCCTATGCGAGCGTGGACGACGTGCCTGAAGTACCCGAGCTGGCCGTGGTCGCCGTGCCGCCCGCGGGCGTGCTCGACGTGGTGCGCGGGTGTGCCCGGCGCGGCGTGAAGGCCGCGGTGATCCTGTCCGCCGGATTCTCCGAGATGGGAGACGAGGGCCGCCAGCTGCAGGAGCAGATCGGCGAGGTGGCCCGCGCCACCGGCATGCGCGTGGTCGGCCCGAACTGCCTGGGCGCGATCGGCGTGCCCGACAGGAGCATCGCCACCTTCTCGGTGGCGCTGGAGTCGTCGTTTCCCGTGGCCGGCTCCGTGGGCATCGTCTCGCAGAGCGGCAACCTGGGCAGCTTCACGCTGCGCCTGGCCGGCGAGCGCGGCCTGGGCGTCAGCCGCATGCTGACCACGGGCAACGAATGCGACGTGGACATCGCCGACGCCATCGCGTCTCTGGCGGGCGACCCCGGCACCCGCGTGATCCTGTGCTGCATGGAAACCTGCCGCGACGGCGACAAGCTGCTCCGGGCCATGGCCATGGCCCGCGAGGCCGGCAAGCCGCTGGTGGTGCTGAAGGTCGGGGTCTCCGAGGCAGGCAGCGAGGCCGCGGCCTCGCACACCGGCGCGCTGGCCTGCTCCGACGCCGTGTTCGACGCCGTGCTGCGCAAGGGCGGCGCCATTCGCGTGCCCAGCATCGAGCAGTTGCTCGAAGTGGGCCACGCGCTGTCCGTCGTCGGCCCGGCGCATGTGCCGGGCGGCAACCGCGTGGCCGTGCTCACAGCCTCGGGCGGCTTCGGCGTGCTGCTGGCCGATGCGGCCAGCGCGCAGGGCCTGGCTTTGCCCAAGCTGGCCGCGCACACGCAGGAGCGCATCCTGTCGGTGGTGCCCTTCGCCTCGCCCTCCAATCCGGTGGACATGACGGCGCAGGTGTCGAGCCGGCCCGAAGTCCTGGCGCAGATGCTCGATGCCGTCGCGCGGGATGCCAGTTGCGACGCGCTGATCCTGCAGTCGGCCAACGCCTTCCACCTGCCCCGTCTGCGCGATGTGTTTCTTTCCGCGCTGGAACAGTTGCGCAAGGACCATCCCTCGCGCCTGATCCTGCTGTGTGCCCGCGCGCCCCACGAGGTGCGGGCCACGCTCAACGGCATGGGCTTCCCGGTGGTGGAGGGCATCGATGCCGCTTGCGCGACCCTGGCCGCGCTGTTGCGCTTCGGCGCGCGAGGCACCACGGAGACCGCCGCGGCGGCCATCGAGCGCATGCCGCTGGCGGCGGAAGCCTTCGCCACCGAGGCAAGCGCCAAGGCCGTGCTGTCGCAAGCCGGCCTGCCCGTGCCGCAGGAGGTGATCGCAGCCAACCGTGACGAGGCGCTGGCTGCGGCTCGTGCGCTGGGCTTTCCCCTGGTGCTGAAGATCGTCTCGCCCGACATCGCCCACAAGACCGAGGTCGGCGGCGTGTTCGTCGGCGTGCAGTCCGAGGCGCAGCTGCTCGAGGAATACGCGAACCTGCTGGCGCGCGTGGCGCAGAAGGCGCCCGAAGCCCGCATCGCCGGCGTGCTGGTCGCGCAGATGGTGCAGGGGGGTGTCGAGCTGATCCTGGGCACCAAGAAAGACCCGGTGTTCGGTCCGATGGTGATGGTCGGGCTGGGCGGCATCTTCGCCGAGATCTTCAAGGACGTGGCGTTGCAGCCGGCGCCCGTCGACGAGGCGCAGGCCACCGCCATGCTGCGCTCGCTCAAGGCCTTCGCGCTGCTCGACGGCGCGCGCGGGCGGCCCCGGGCCGACGTGCAGTCGGCCGCCAAGGCGGTCGCGGCGCTGTCGCGATTCGCCATGCGCCATGCCCAGGACGTGTCGGAGATCGATATCAACCCCTTGATGGTGCTGGAGCAGGGGCGCGGCGCCCATGCGCTGGATGCGCTGCTCGTGCCCGAGGAACAAACCACGAAAGCCAAGCCATGAACATGTCTCTTTCAGGCCGTGCGGCCTTCATCAGCGGCGCCGGCCACGGCATCGGCCGCGCCACCGCGCGCGCCATGGCGCGCCTGGGCGCGACCGTCGGCATCAACGACCTGAAGCCGGAATTCGTAGAAGAGGCCGTGGCCGAGATCCGCGCCCTGGGCGGCCAGGCCATCGGGCTGCCGTGCGACGTGTCGACGCGCGAAGGGATGCGCGAGGCGGTGGCGCAGTTCGCCAGCGACGCCGGACGGCTGGACATCATGGTCAACAACGCGGCCTGGGTGCGCTACCAGCCGCTTGCCGAAATCACCCCGGAGGTGATGGACCGCATGGTGGAGATCGGCTTCAAGTCGGTGATCTGGGGCATCCAGGCCGCGGCGGAGGCGATGGACCCGCAGCGCGGCGGCTCCATCGTCAACGTGGCATCCATCGCGGCCTTCAAGTCGCCCATGCGCTCGGTGGTCTACAGCGGCATCAAGGCCGGCGTCCTGGGCATTACCCGGGCTTCGGCCGCCGATCTGGGCGCCCGCAACATCCGCGTGAACGCGGTGGCGCCCGGCGCCATCCCCACCGAGGGCACGGCCAAGCATCGCAATGCGGAGCTCGACGCCAAGCGCATCGGCCGCACGCCGCTGGGCCGCCTGGGCACGGTGGAAGACATTGCGGACGCCATCTGCTTCCTGGCCGGCGACGAATCGCGCTTCTTCAATGCGGACGTGCTGCGCCTGGACGGCGGCGCCTCGGAGACCTCGCTGTGAGCGGCGTGGTGCGACCGCCCAAGCGGGTGCAGAACGTGTTCGTCGCGGCAAGGGATCCCGCCAGCCTGCACGGCTTCTATGAAGGCGCGCTCGGCCTGCCGCTGAAGTTCCGCGATGGCGACCGCTGGATCCAGTACGGCGCGGGCAATACCAACGTGGCGCTGGCCTCCCTCGAGGAGGCCGCGCCTGCCGCGAGCGGGCTGGTGATGGTGCTGGAGGTGGACGACTTCGAGGGCGCGCCGGAGCGCATTGCGGCCGCCGGCGGCCAGGTGCTGGGCCTGCGCGACATGGGCGCCCACGGCGCCGTGCTGTCGCTGCGCGACCCGGAAGGCAACCTGCTGCAGCTGTTCCGGCGCGCCGCGCCCGCCGCCGCATGAGCGAGCCGCAGACCGTGCCGGCAGCCTTGCAGTCGTTGCTGGACCGCGAAGCGATCCGCGACTGCCTGCTGCGCTATTGCCGGGGCATCGACCGCTGCGACGAGGACGCCTTGCGTTCGGCCTACTGGGAGGACGCCACCGATTGCCACGGGGCCTGGAACGGCAGCGCCGCCGGCTTCATCGCGCAGGCGCTGCCCAGGCTGCGGCAGGGCGGGCGCCGCGTCCACCAGATCACCAATGTGCTGAT
Above is a window of Variovorax sp. PMC12 DNA encoding:
- a CDS encoding acetate--CoA ligase family protein, which translates into the protein MQAVEVGRGMDALFSPRSIAIFGASDDVTKIGGRPLQFLQKYGYAGGIYPINRKGGLVQSLPAYASVDDVPEVPELAVVAVPPAGVLDVVRGCARRGVKAAVILSAGFSEMGDEGRQLQEQIGEVARATGMRVVGPNCLGAIGVPDRSIATFSVALESSFPVAGSVGIVSQSGNLGSFTLRLAGERGLGVSRMLTTGNECDVDIADAIASLAGDPGTRVILCCMETCRDGDKLLRAMAMAREAGKPLVVLKVGVSEAGSEAAASHTGALACSDAVFDAVLRKGGAIRVPSIEQLLEVGHALSVVGPAHVPGGNRVAVLTASGGFGVLLADAASAQGLALPKLAAHTQERILSVVPFASPSNPVDMTAQVSSRPEVLAQMLDAVARDASCDALILQSANAFHLPRLRDVFLSALEQLRKDHPSRLILLCARAPHEVRATLNGMGFPVVEGIDAACATLAALLRFGARGTTETAAAAIERMPLAAEAFATEASAKAVLSQAGLPVPQEVIAANRDEALAAARALGFPLVLKIVSPDIAHKTEVGGVFVGVQSEAQLLEEYANLLARVAQKAPEARIAGVLVAQMVQGGVELILGTKKDPVFGPMVMVGLGGIFAEIFKDVALQPAPVDEAQATAMLRSLKAFALLDGARGRPRADVQSAAKAVAALSRFAMRHAQDVSEIDINPLMVLEQGRGAHALDALLVPEEQTTKAKP
- a CDS encoding SDR family NAD(P)-dependent oxidoreductase, giving the protein MNMSLSGRAAFISGAGHGIGRATARAMARLGATVGINDLKPEFVEEAVAEIRALGGQAIGLPCDVSTREGMREAVAQFASDAGRLDIMVNNAAWVRYQPLAEITPEVMDRMVEIGFKSVIWGIQAAAEAMDPQRGGSIVNVASIAAFKSPMRSVVYSGIKAGVLGITRASAADLGARNIRVNAVAPGAIPTEGTAKHRNAELDAKRIGRTPLGRLGTVEDIADAICFLAGDESRFFNADVLRLDGGASETSL
- a CDS encoding VOC family protein; this translates as MSGVVRPPKRVQNVFVAARDPASLHGFYEGALGLPLKFRDGDRWIQYGAGNTNVALASLEEAAPAASGLVMVLEVDDFEGAPERIAAAGGQVLGLRDMGAHGAVLSLRDPEGNLLQLFRRAAPAAA